One window from the genome of Pieris napi chromosome 3, ilPieNapi1.2, whole genome shotgun sequence encodes:
- the LOC125063658 gene encoding uncharacterized protein LOC125063658, translating to MSKPCKKIKNPCKICLGPVTRKNGLQCQGFCQCWVHYACLNYTPGKIKDIKAGIILVNCPCPDCNSSLPKEYRSDEPYSCTNLQCPANITPKCDNTGCPINKQQGQKGGNMRNTGAGSSCPLGQCGKECKENSKGSNQPGREKTGISCGQSCKETSVPLRAGAVLPHQIPPRPESPPSCPSGCSLPPGDLGQSSDPLPALEQMCNTVGQLTNQINDLMQQMKNVVQGGGGSGGGSGGGPGRDPKSCYCPGNPGHKR from the coding sequence ATGTCAAAACCctgtaagaaaataaaaaacccaTGCAAAATATGCCTGGGACCAGTAACCCGAAAGAATGGTTTACAATGCCAGGGCTTTTGTCAGTGTTGGGTTCACTACGCCTGCCTCAACTACACACCCGGTAAGATTAAGGACATCAAAGCTGGTATCATTCTCGTAAACTGTCCTTGTCCAGATTGCAACAGCTCGCTCCCAAAAGAATACCGCTCGGATGAGCCATACAGCTGCACAAACTTACAGTGCCCCGCTAATATAACACCCAAATGCGACAACACCGGCTGTCCGATTAATAAACAACAAGGTCAAAAAGGAGGCAATATGAGAAATACAGGGGCTGGCTCGAGTTGTCCTTTAGGCCAATGCGGTAAAGAATGTAAGGAAAATAGCAAGGGATCTAACCAACCAGGAAGAGAAAAGACTGGTATTTCATGCGGTCAGTCATGCAAAGAAACTAGTGTTCCATTGAGAGCTGGGGCGGTTTTACCACATCAGATACCACCCAGACCGGAGAGCCCTCCATCCTGCCCTTCAGGATGCTCGTTACCTCCTGGAGATTTAGGTCAATCGTCAGACCCATTGCCGGCGTTGGAACAAATGTGTAATACAGTCGGTCAGTTGACGAATCAAATAAACGATCTTATGCAGCAAATGAAGAATGTTGTACAAGGTGGTGGAGGTAGCGGTGGAGGTAGCGGTGGAGGTCCTGGAAGAGATCCTAAGTCCTGCTATTGTCCTGGAAACCCTGGACATAAACGATAA